From the genome of Flavobacteriales bacterium:
ATCATGACAACATTTAAGAGTGATGTAGAAGCGATGGAAGCGTTGCAAAACGCTTACAAGAATCTGACAAAAGAGATCGGGAAAGCCATTGTTGGACAGGAAACGGTTGTAAAAAATGTGCTTATTTCCATCTTCAGCCATGGCCACTGCCTGCTGATCGGTGTGCCCGGTTTGGCAAAAACACTTCTTGTGAATAGCATTTCAGATGCCTTGGGCTTGAGCTATAATCGTATTCAGTTCACCCCGGACCTTATGCCATCTGACATTATTGGCACTGAAATTCTGAACGACCAACGCCAGTTTCAATTTGTAAAAGGACCGTTGTTTGCCAATATCGTATTGGCTGATGAGATAAACCGTACGCCACCTAAAACACAGGCTGCATTGCTTGAGGCGATGCAGGAAGAAGCGGTGACAACAGGCGGTGTCCGTCACGAATTGCCACATCCATTCTTTGTATTAGCCACGCAAAACCCGATTGAACAGGAAGGAACCTACCCGCTACCAGAAGCACAATTGGACCGTTTCATGTTCAACGTTTGGTTAGATTACCCTTCATACCAAGAAGAATTGAACGTAGTAAAACTGACTACGACTGATAAGAAGGTAAAACTGAATCCGGTGCTAAGCGCTGAAGAGATCGTTTTCTTTCAGCAGTTGATCCGTAGAGTTCCTGTTCCAGAAAACGTGTATGAATATGCAGTAAAACTGGCCACCAGCACTAGACCGAACACCGAAATGGCCAACGCCAAGGTGAATGAATATGTGAACTGGGGAGCTGGTCCGCGTGCATCACAATACCTAATTATCGGAGCCAAATGCCATGCTGCCATCAATGGCAAATTCTCTCCTGATATTGCTGATGTACGAGCCGTGGCAGAACCGATTTTGCGCCACCGAATAGTGCGTAACTATAAGGCCGAAGCAGAAGGCATTACGGTAGAAGACATCATTGCCGAATTGGTGAAAGCCTAAAGGCTGAATGCCTCAGGTTGATGTGTAGAATCAACCTTTCAGTTCAAAAGTCTACTGTCCTGCCAATTTCTGCAGGATCTCTAATAATCTCGGGTCGCTTGGGCGCGGAGCGTTTGGATCGACAACTTTGCCTTTCTTATCAAAAATGAGGTAACGAGGAATGCTGTGGACACCAAACTTGGCAGTAACCTCAGAACCCCAACCTCCTTTTGACAGGCCATGCACGCCTTCAATCCCTAATTCTTCGATCGCCAATTTCCAAACTGTTTCTGTGTTGTCGATGGAGATGTATAGAAATTCGATCTCCTTCAGTTCCTTCTTGCTTAGCTTCTCTTTAAGTGCCTTTGAAAATGGGAATTCCTTTCGGCATGGTCCGCACCAACTTGCCCAAATATCCAAGTAGACAACTTTGCCTTTCAGCTCGGAAAGTTTGAAGGTCTTGCCGTTGATTCCTTGTAATTCCACATCAACCTCATCGTGTGTGGATTTAATGTCGTTCACCGCAATTTCCACTTCGTCATCTTTCGCTTTCAGTCTTTCGGCCAAGCTATCTTCCACCAATTTCACAAACACTTCGGAACCAGAGGTTCCAGCCAGTTGATCGCGCATTTGGCGTAATAACGATGGTTGTACGTAAATCGAATTGGCAAGCAAGGTTTGTGTTAGAAAATACTGAAGCGCCTCGCCTTTCAGGTTTTCTCTGGCCACATTGAATGCCTCTTGAACCTGCGCTTGCTTGTCTGCAAACTTCATGAAATCGTAAGCTTCCAAGGCCTTGTAATCCACAAATTGAAGCAGCAATTCGCGAAAAAATCTGCTATCCAATTCGGAGCTTTTATTCATGCGTTCCCAATTCAAGCCCTCTATAAGCACTTTCGGAACCTCTGTTGCCTTTGGGATGGAACTACCAGCGGTTTTAGCTTCCGAAAACTTGAACAACGAAAGGAAATAATAGTAGCCAATGTGATTTTTGTAGGCTTTCGAAAATGCTTCTGGAAGCTTGGGATCAAACTTTTCCATGGCGGAAATAACATCATTTCTCAACCTGAATGACTCCATTTCCATGGCATCGATGTTGGTGGCGTCTTTTGCCTGTCCATCCAACCATTCCATCGTGAGTTTTGAGCCGAACTTCTCCTTTATCTGCGAAGCGAACGCATGAATATTACCTCCATCGCCACTGAATTTTACCGTTTTATCATCCTCCAAAAAGTCAGCTTCGAATTCGATATTCAGCGAGTCTGCGTACTTCCATGCAAACACACTTCTGTCTTTGCCTTTGTAGCTCAAGGTCATCCAACCCGAAGCTGGAATTGTAACCGTTTTGGAAAACGAAGCATTTTCAACCGGAATTTCTTCTTGCCAAGAACCATCGAAGAAATCCTTTGGGAATTGCGCCACTAATTTCTCGTTGGCCAACCCACTGATGGTGCCGGTAAAATGAAATTGCTGCGCCCAAGCGGTGTTTACCAGCAGGAACGCAGCAATGATCAAAATTCTCTTCATGTATTATTCAACCTTAATAATGCGTGCCACTGCTGGACGCTTATCAGTTATCACACGAATTAAGTATGCACCTTTTGCCAATCCAAGATCTGAGGCGCTTACCGCATACTTTTTCGTGCCTGGGGTCATTTTCCCTTTATAGAATTCGTGTAAAATCCGGCCTTTTAGATCAATGAGTTCCACATTTGCCCAAAGATCTTGATAGACTTCAAACTGTACCGTTGCCTCGTTATTGAACGGGTTAGGATAAACATCAATACCAGAAACAGGAAACGCTGTTCCATCCTCTACACTACTATTTGGGTCAGATTGCTTAATGATGGTCCATTCGTCCAAAATCTCACCGTCTTTGGTCAAATATTCTCCAGATAAAGTATCTCCATGAATGTATAGCATGGTAGATCCTACACACGTATCGCATCCATGGCCGTAGTACATAACCGGGTGTTCCAGACCAGCGTCAGATTCCGAACTACCAGAGTTCCCTTGAACTATATACATTGTACCCAAGTTCTGATTGGGGCCATCCTTGTACTTGATATAAGGCGTTCCTTCAGATAGCTTACCGCTAGAACCATCAACCAAATGTTGACTCGGGTTAAAATCACTGGACACACCGAAAAACCCATTCACCAGATAAGAACGTTCATAAACATGGCTATGACCCGCAATGAGCAAATCAACACCATAACTTTCAAGTACGGGAGCAATGTTTTCTCGGACAGCCTTCATATATACTTCGTAAAACGTTCCTGATTCATGTGACCCATCTGTGTGTGGCGGCTGATGAATGAAAGCGACTACCCATGGCTTGTCATTGGCCTGCAGGTCGGCATGCATCCAATCAATGAACGGAGAACCATCGAATGAAAAAATGGGACTTACACCCGTCCAATCCCACATTTCATTTAACGGATTGCCTATTTCTGAGTTCAACGACATGAAATGCACATTTCCATAGTCGAAAGAATAATACAACTCGTAACCTGACGGCACACCTCCGATCTCTCCATTGGTAGGTACATCTATGACATCGTAATAAGGGCCATCGTGCGTTGTAGGGTCGGCACCTGGCACGATACTCGCTACTGATCCGTAGTCATGATTTCCTGGTGTTGCCATGAAAGGAACTCTCGGCAAAACTTCTGGATAACCATACTGTGTCTCAAAAACTGTCTCTGTGTACTCAGCATCCGTGCCATCTGGATAAGCATTATCACCCAACCAGAACCACATATCGGGCATATCATCCCCAATACGATTCAAATAGGCATCCTTAACAGCCACTTGTTTGGAGTTCCCTTTTCCAAAATCGCCAATTGCCCAGATGTTTATGGGCTGCACTGTGCCAATTTCAGGAGAGGTTTTGAAGCGATGGTTTTCGTCTGCACCGGCCAAAACCGAACTACCATCACTCACCGCATAATAGTATTCGGTGTATGGATCGAGGCCGGTTATGTTTACCGTGTGATCGGTAACAGATGCCGAAACATCAACCTGATTATCCATTACGGTGGCCAAACTTGAACCGTAATATACACGGCCTGGTGTTGGCGAGTCTGTTCGCCACATCACTTTCATGCTGCTTGAGGTTGGAAACTGCAAGTATGGTCCGCGTGTAACCAATTGTGCCTGCGATTCGGCACATGCCAGAGCAGAAATAATCAGAAATAGAAATGTCTTTTTCATTGCTTGATTCAATTAAAGGGACTCAAATTTAGTCTTTCAGGATTGAATCAAATACGCTAGCGTAAACCTTAATCAAAAGGTGATATTCCTAATTTCACGCCCGTTGATGAAAAACCTCCTTTTATGGCTCATGGCCATTGTTCTTAGTTCGTGTACTACGGATGTGCTAC
Proteins encoded in this window:
- a CDS encoding AAA family ATPase, producing the protein MTTFKSDVEAMEALQNAYKNLTKEIGKAIVGQETVVKNVLISIFSHGHCLLIGVPGLAKTLLVNSISDALGLSYNRIQFTPDLMPSDIIGTEILNDQRQFQFVKGPLFANIVLADEINRTPPKTQAALLEAMQEEAVTTGGVRHELPHPFFVLATQNPIEQEGTYPLPEAQLDRFMFNVWLDYPSYQEELNVVKLTTTDKKVKLNPVLSAEEIVFFQQLIRRVPVPENVYEYAVKLATSTRPNTEMANAKVNEYVNWGAGPRASQYLIIGAKCHAAINGKFSPDIADVRAVAEPILRHRIVRNYKAEAEGITVEDIIAELVKA
- a CDS encoding metallophosphoesterase, which gives rise to MKKTFLFLIISALACAESQAQLVTRGPYLQFPTSSSMKVMWRTDSPTPGRVYYGSSLATVMDNQVDVSASVTDHTVNITGLDPYTEYYYAVSDGSSVLAGADENHRFKTSPEIGTVQPINIWAIGDFGKGNSKQVAVKDAYLNRIGDDMPDMWFWLGDNAYPDGTDAEYTETVFETQYGYPEVLPRVPFMATPGNHDYGSVASIVPGADPTTHDGPYYDVIDVPTNGEIGGVPSGYELYYSFDYGNVHFMSLNSEIGNPLNEMWDWTGVSPIFSFDGSPFIDWMHADLQANDKPWVVAFIHQPPHTDGSHESGTFYEVYMKAVRENIAPVLESYGVDLLIAGHSHVYERSYLVNGFFGVSSDFNPSQHLVDGSSGKLSEGTPYIKYKDGPNQNLGTMYIVQGNSGSSESDAGLEHPVMYYGHGCDTCVGSTMLYIHGDTLSGEYLTKDGEILDEWTIIKQSDPNSSVEDGTAFPVSGIDVYPNPFNNEATVQFEVYQDLWANVELIDLKGRILHEFYKGKMTPGTKKYAVSASDLGLAKGAYLIRVITDKRPAVARIIKVE
- a CDS encoding TlpA family protein disulfide reductase translates to MKRILIIAAFLLVNTAWAQQFHFTGTISGLANEKLVAQFPKDFFDGSWQEEIPVENASFSKTVTIPASGWMTLSYKGKDRSVFAWKYADSLNIEFEADFLEDDKTVKFSGDGGNIHAFASQIKEKFGSKLTMEWLDGQAKDATNIDAMEMESFRLRNDVISAMEKFDPKLPEAFSKAYKNHIGYYYFLSLFKFSEAKTAGSSIPKATEVPKVLIEGLNWERMNKSSELDSRFFRELLLQFVDYKALEAYDFMKFADKQAQVQEAFNVARENLKGEALQYFLTQTLLANSIYVQPSLLRQMRDQLAGTSGSEVFVKLVEDSLAERLKAKDDEVEIAVNDIKSTHDEVDVELQGINGKTFKLSELKGKVVYLDIWASWCGPCRKEFPFSKALKEKLSKKELKEIEFLYISIDNTETVWKLAIEELGIEGVHGLSKGGWGSEVTAKFGVHSIPRYLIFDKKGKVVDPNAPRPSDPRLLEILQKLAGQ